Within Streptomyces antibioticus, the genomic segment CAGGACCGGCGGGACGGTGAACGCCGTGCCGGCGGGGACGGCGGCCAGGGTCTTCGCCTCCTCCGGGGAGACCCAGGTCGCGGTGTCGTCGGACAGGGCGAACGCCTCGCGCATCACCTTCGCGCTGGCCGGGATGAACGGCTCGGACACCACCGCGTACAGGTGGATGAGGTTCATCGCCGTGCGCAGGGTGAGGGCCGCGCCGTCCTTGTCCGTCTTGATCTCCAGCCAGGGGGCCTTCTCCTCCAGGTAGGAGTTGCCCGCGGACCACAGGGCGCGCAGTGCGGCGGCCGCCTTGCGGAACTGGAGGGCCTCCATCTGCGCCTCGTACTCGGCGAGGAGTTCGGCGATCTGCTCGCCGAGCTTCGCCTCCGCCTCACCGGCCGCGCTGCCCTGCGGGACCTCCTCGCCGAAGCGCTTCTTGGAGAAGGACAGGACGCGGTTGACGAAGTTGCCCAGGGTGTCGGCGAGGTCCTTGTTGACCGTGGCCGTGAAGTGCTCCCAGGTGAACGACGAGTCGTCCGACTCGGGCGCGTTGGCGATCAGGAAGTAGCGCCAGTAGTCGGCCGGGAGGATGTCCAGGGCCTGGTCGGTGAAGACGCCGCGCTTCTGGGAGGTGGAGAACTTCCCGCCGTAGTACGTCAGCCAGTTGAACGCCTTGACGTAGTCGACCTTCTTCCACGGCTCGCGCACGCCCAGCTCGGTGGCCGGGAACATCACGGTGTGGAAGGGGACGTTGTCCTTCGCCATGAACTCCGTGTAGCGCACGGTGTCGTCGGCCTCGTACCACCAGGACTTCCAGTCGCGGTTCTCCGGGTCGAGGTCGGACCACTCCTTCGTCGCGCCGATGTACTCGATCGGGGCGTCGAACCAGACGTAGAAGACCTTGCCCTCGGCGGCCAGCTCCGGCCAGGTGTCGGCCGGGACGGGCACGCCCCAGTCCAGGTCACGGGTGATGGCGCGGTCGTGCAGCCCCTCGTTCAGCCACTTGCGGGCGATGGAGGAGGCGAGCTGCGGCCAGTCGGCCTCGTGCCGGGAGACCCACTCCTCGACCTCGTGCTGGAGCTTGGACTGGAGGAGGAAGAGGTGCTTGGTCTCGCGGACCTCCAGGTCCGTGGAGCCGGAGATCGCGGAGCGCGGGTCGATCAGGTCGGTGGGGTCCAGCACCCGGGTGCAGTTCTCGCACTGGTCGCCGCGGGCCTTGTCGTAGCCGCAGTGCGGGCAGGTGCCCTCGACGTACCGGTCCGGGAGGAAACGGCCGTCGGCGGGGCTGTAGACCTGCCGGATCGCGCGCTCCTCGATGAAGCCGTTCTCGTTGAGGCGGCGGGCGAAGTGCTGGGTGATCTCGACGTTCTGCGGGCTGGAGCTGCGGCCGAAGTAGTCGAACGCGAGTGCGAAACCGTCGTAGACGGCCTTCTGCGCGTCGTGCGCCTGCGCGCAGAACTCGTCGACCGGGAGGCCCTGCTCCTT encodes:
- the metG gene encoding methionine--tRNA ligase, with translation MARHLITSALPYINGIKHLGNMVGSMLPADVYSRYLRQRGHDVLYICATDEHGTPAELAAKEQGLPVDEFCAQAHDAQKAVYDGFALAFDYFGRSSSPQNVEITQHFARRLNENGFIEERAIRQVYSPADGRFLPDRYVEGTCPHCGYDKARGDQCENCTRVLDPTDLIDPRSAISGSTDLEVRETKHLFLLQSKLQHEVEEWVSRHEADWPQLASSIARKWLNEGLHDRAITRDLDWGVPVPADTWPELAAEGKVFYVWFDAPIEYIGATKEWSDLDPENRDWKSWWYEADDTVRYTEFMAKDNVPFHTVMFPATELGVREPWKKVDYVKAFNWLTYYGGKFSTSQKRGVFTDQALDILPADYWRYFLIANAPESDDSSFTWEHFTATVNKDLADTLGNFVNRVLSFSKKRFGEEVPQGSAAGEAEAKLGEQIAELLAEYEAQMEALQFRKAAAALRALWSAGNSYLEEKAPWLEIKTDKDGAALTLRTAMNLIHLYAVVSEPFIPASAKVMREAFALSDDTATWVSPEEAKTLAAVPAGTAFTVPPVLFAKLTDDDLAAYKERFGGEPAQ